One Streptomyces sp. V4I8 genomic window carries:
- a CDS encoding DedA family protein gives MEKLGGPGAGLAIALENLFPPLPSEVILPLAGFTASHGGMDVVGAVAWTTAGSVVGALALYLLGALFGRDRLIAVAARLPLVKAADVERTEAWFLRHGTKAVFFGRFVPIFRSLISIPAGVERMRLSVFLALTTAGSLIWNTAFIAAGYALGARWHEVTDMVGLYSKVILAVVAVAALAFVGVRLLRAGRGQRRRPVGAGSEERR, from the coding sequence ATGGAGAAGCTGGGCGGTCCGGGCGCCGGACTGGCCATCGCCCTGGAGAACCTCTTCCCGCCGCTGCCCAGCGAGGTGATCCTGCCGCTGGCGGGGTTCACGGCGAGCCACGGCGGGATGGACGTCGTCGGTGCCGTTGCCTGGACGACGGCCGGCTCGGTGGTGGGTGCACTGGCCCTGTACCTCCTCGGCGCGCTCTTCGGCCGGGACCGGCTGATCGCGGTGGCGGCGCGGCTGCCGCTGGTGAAGGCCGCGGACGTGGAACGGACCGAGGCCTGGTTCCTCCGGCACGGCACCAAGGCCGTGTTCTTCGGCCGCTTCGTGCCCATCTTCCGCAGTCTGATCTCGATACCGGCGGGAGTCGAGCGCATGCGGCTCTCCGTGTTCCTCGCCCTCACCACGGCGGGCAGCCTCATCTGGAACACCGCCTTCATCGCCGCCGGCTACGCGCTCGGCGCCCGCTGGCACGAGGTCACCGACATGGTCGGCCTCTACTCCAAGGTGATCCTGGCGGTCGTGGCCGTGGCGGCCCTGGCGTTCGTGGGCGTACGGCTGCTGCGGGCGGGACGCGGGCAGCGGCGGCGTCCGGTCGGGGCCGGTTCCGAGGAGCGCCGCTAG
- a CDS encoding TetR/AcrR family transcriptional regulator, whose product MATRTDAPTRREQILKEAARLFAERGFHGVGVDEIGAAVGISGPGLYRHFAGKDAMLAELLVGISGQLLTGAKRRLAEADGVPAEAVLDSLIEGHIDFALDDRPLITLHDRELDRLRDSDRKLVRQLQRQYVELWVEIVREVYPELTEPTARSAVHSVFGLLNSTPHLGRPGSLPGRGVTAELLHRMARGAFGAAGVA is encoded by the coding sequence ATGGCCACCAGAACCGACGCCCCCACCCGCCGCGAGCAGATCCTCAAGGAGGCCGCGCGGCTCTTCGCCGAGCGTGGTTTCCACGGCGTCGGCGTGGACGAGATAGGCGCCGCCGTGGGCATCAGCGGCCCCGGTCTCTACCGGCACTTCGCCGGCAAGGACGCGATGCTCGCCGAGCTGCTGGTCGGCATCAGCGGCCAGCTCCTGACGGGCGCGAAACGGCGCCTCGCGGAGGCCGACGGCGTGCCGGCCGAGGCGGTCCTCGACTCCCTCATCGAGGGGCACATCGACTTCGCCCTCGACGACCGTCCCCTCATCACCCTGCACGACCGTGAGCTGGACCGCCTCCGCGACAGCGACCGCAAGCTCGTGCGGCAGCTCCAGCGGCAGTACGTCGAGCTGTGGGTGGAGATCGTGCGCGAGGTGTACCCGGAACTGACCGAGCCGACGGCCCGCTCGGCCGTGCACTCGGTGTTCGGGCTGCTGAACTCGACCCCGCATCTGGGGCGGCCGGGGTCGCTGCCGGGACGCGGCGTCACGGCGGAGCTGCTGCACCGGATGGCGCGGGGGGCGTTCGGCGCGGCCGGGGTGGCGTGA
- a CDS encoding carboxyl transferase domain-containing protein: MHEAPELASAADPASEAWRANEEAHRALVEELRGKLAAARLGGGEKARARHTARGKLLPRDRVDTLLDPGSPFLELAPLAADGMYEGQAPAAGVIAGIGRVSGRECVIVANDATVKGGTYYPMTVKKHLRAQEVALENRLPCLYLVDSGGAFLPMQDEVFPDREHFGRIFYNQARMSGAGIPQIAAVLGSCTAGGAYVPAMSDEAVIVRDQGTIFLGGPPLVKAATGEVVTAEELGGGEVHSRVSGVTDHLAEDDAHALRIVRDIVATLPARGALPWEVTAATEPKVDPYGLYGAVPVDSRTPYDVREVIARVVDGSRFAEFKAEFGQTLVTGFARIHGHPVGIVANNGILFSESAQKGAHFIELCDQRGIPLVFLQNISGFMVGKDYEAGGIAKHGAKMVTAVACTRVPKLTVVVGGSYGAGNYSMCGRAYSPRFLWMWPGAKISVMGGEQAASVLATVKRDQLEARGEDWPAEDEDAFKAPIRQQYERQGSAYYATARLWDDGVIDPLETRQVLGLALTACANAPLGEPQFGVFRM; this comes from the coding sequence ATGCACGAGGCACCGGAGCTTGCGAGCGCGGCAGATCCCGCGTCGGAGGCCTGGCGGGCCAACGAGGAGGCCCATCGGGCGCTCGTGGAGGAGCTGCGCGGCAAGCTGGCCGCCGCCCGGCTGGGAGGCGGTGAGAAGGCACGCGCCCGGCACACCGCGCGCGGGAAGCTGCTGCCGCGCGACCGCGTCGACACCCTTCTCGACCCCGGCTCCCCCTTCCTGGAGCTCGCTCCCCTCGCGGCCGACGGCATGTACGAGGGCCAGGCCCCGGCCGCCGGCGTCATCGCCGGGATCGGCCGGGTCAGCGGCCGGGAGTGCGTGATCGTCGCCAACGACGCCACGGTCAAGGGCGGCACGTACTACCCGATGACCGTGAAGAAGCACCTGCGCGCGCAGGAGGTGGCCCTGGAGAACCGCCTGCCGTGCCTGTACCTCGTCGACTCCGGTGGCGCCTTCCTGCCCATGCAGGACGAGGTCTTCCCGGACCGCGAGCACTTCGGGCGGATCTTCTACAACCAGGCCCGGATGTCCGGCGCCGGGATCCCGCAGATCGCGGCCGTCCTCGGGTCGTGCACGGCCGGTGGCGCCTATGTCCCCGCCATGAGCGACGAGGCCGTCATCGTCCGCGACCAGGGCACGATCTTCCTCGGCGGCCCCCCGCTGGTGAAGGCCGCCACCGGCGAGGTCGTCACGGCGGAAGAACTCGGTGGCGGCGAGGTCCACTCCCGGGTGTCCGGCGTGACCGACCACCTCGCCGAGGACGACGCGCACGCACTGCGGATCGTGCGGGACATCGTCGCCACCCTCCCCGCGCGCGGGGCGCTCCCCTGGGAGGTCACCGCCGCCACCGAACCGAAGGTCGACCCCTACGGTCTCTACGGCGCCGTCCCCGTCGACTCCCGCACCCCCTACGACGTACGCGAGGTCATCGCGCGCGTGGTCGACGGCTCCCGTTTCGCGGAGTTCAAGGCCGAGTTCGGGCAGACCCTCGTCACCGGCTTCGCCCGTATCCACGGCCACCCGGTCGGCATCGTCGCCAACAACGGCATCCTGTTCTCCGAGTCCGCCCAGAAGGGCGCCCACTTCATCGAGCTGTGCGACCAGCGCGGGATCCCCCTGGTCTTCCTCCAGAACATCTCGGGCTTCATGGTCGGCAAGGACTACGAGGCGGGCGGCATCGCCAAGCACGGCGCCAAGATGGTCACGGCCGTGGCCTGCACGCGCGTGCCGAAGCTGACGGTGGTGGTCGGCGGCTCGTACGGCGCCGGGAACTACTCCATGTGCGGGCGCGCGTACTCGCCCCGCTTCCTCTGGATGTGGCCGGGCGCCAAGATCTCCGTCATGGGCGGCGAGCAGGCCGCCTCCGTCCTCGCGACCGTCAAGCGGGACCAGTTGGAGGCGCGGGGCGAGGACTGGCCGGCCGAGGACGAGGACGCGTTCAAGGCGCCGATCCGGCAGCAGTACGAGCGCCAGGGCAGCGCCTACTACGCGACGGCCCGCCTCTGGGACGACGGCGTGATCGACCCGCTGGAGACCCGTCAGGTGCTGGGCCTCGCCCTGACCGCCTGTGCCAACGCGCCCCTGGGTGAGCCCCAGTTCGGCGTCTTCCGGATGTGA
- a CDS encoding acetyl-CoA carboxylase biotin carboxylase subunit, with the protein MFDTVLVANRGEIAVRVIRTLRSLGVRSVAVFSDADADARHVREADTAVRIGPAPAAESYLSVERLLEAAARTGAQAVHPGYGFLAENAGFARACADAGLVFIGPPADAISLMGDKIRAKETVKAAGVPVVPGSSGSGLTDVQLADAAREIGMPVLLKPSAGGGGKGMRLVRDAAVLGDEIAAARREARASFGDDTLLVERWIDRPRHIEIQVLADGHGNVVHLGERECSLQRRHQKVIEEAPSVLLDEATRASMGEAAVQAARSCGYRGAGTVEFIVPGGDPSSYYFMEMNTRLQVEHPVTELITGLDLVEWQLRVAAGEELPYRQDDVTLTGHAIEARVCAEDPSRGFLPSGGTVLRLHEPQGDGIRTDSGLSEGTEVGSLYDPMLSKVIAYGPDRATALRKLRAALAETVTLGVQTNAGFLRRLLAHPAVVAGELDTGLVERVVDELVSTDVPDEVYEAAAAVRLDALRPRGEGWTDPFSVPSGWRLGGEPRPVGFHLRITEPVEYTPRGTHSVTDDHVAVTLDGVRHTFHRAALPDGTWLGRDGDAWHVRDHDPVAASLTGAAHAGADSLTAPMPGTVTVVKVAVGDEVAAGQSLLVVEAMKMEHVISAPHAGTVAELDVMPGTTVAMDQVLAVVTPVEED; encoded by the coding sequence ATGTTCGACACGGTCCTCGTGGCCAACCGGGGTGAGATCGCCGTCCGCGTGATCCGTACGCTCCGCTCGCTGGGCGTGCGCTCGGTGGCCGTCTTCTCCGACGCGGACGCCGACGCGCGCCACGTCCGGGAGGCGGACACGGCGGTACGGATCGGTCCGGCGCCGGCCGCCGAGAGCTATCTGTCCGTGGAGCGGCTGCTGGAGGCGGCGGCCCGCACCGGTGCCCAGGCCGTCCACCCGGGATACGGCTTCCTCGCGGAGAACGCCGGCTTCGCGCGCGCGTGCGCCGACGCCGGGCTCGTCTTCATCGGACCGCCCGCCGACGCCATCTCCCTCATGGGCGACAAGATCCGCGCCAAGGAGACGGTGAAGGCGGCCGGGGTGCCGGTCGTCCCGGGCTCCAGCGGCAGCGGGCTCACGGACGTCCAACTCGCCGACGCCGCCCGCGAGATCGGCATGCCCGTGCTGCTCAAGCCCTCCGCCGGCGGTGGCGGCAAGGGCATGCGGCTGGTCCGGGACGCGGCCGTGCTGGGCGACGAGATCGCCGCCGCCCGCCGTGAGGCCCGCGCCTCCTTCGGCGACGACACCCTCCTCGTCGAGCGGTGGATCGACCGGCCCCGGCACATCGAGATCCAGGTGCTGGCGGACGGCCACGGCAATGTCGTCCATCTCGGCGAGCGCGAGTGCTCCCTGCAGCGCCGGCACCAGAAGGTCATCGAAGAGGCGCCGTCCGTCCTGCTGGACGAGGCCACGCGCGCGTCGATGGGCGAGGCGGCGGTCCAGGCGGCGCGCTCCTGCGGCTACCGGGGCGCGGGCACGGTGGAGTTCATCGTGCCGGGCGGCGACCCGTCCTCGTACTACTTCATGGAGATGAACACCCGCCTCCAGGTGGAACACCCGGTCACCGAGCTGATCACGGGGCTGGACCTGGTGGAGTGGCAGCTGCGGGTGGCGGCGGGCGAGGAACTGCCGTACAGGCAGGACGACGTCACGCTCACCGGGCACGCGATCGAGGCCCGCGTCTGCGCCGAGGACCCCTCCCGCGGGTTCCTGCCGTCCGGCGGCACGGTGCTGCGGCTGCACGAGCCCCAGGGCGACGGCATCCGCACCGACTCCGGGCTCAGCGAGGGCACCGAGGTCGGCAGCCTGTACGACCCGATGCTGTCCAAGGTGATCGCGTACGGCCCCGACCGCGCCACCGCGCTCCGCAAGCTCCGGGCCGCCCTCGCGGAGACGGTCACGCTGGGCGTGCAGACGAACGCCGGGTTCCTGCGGCGGCTGCTCGCGCATCCGGCGGTCGTCGCGGGCGAGTTGGACACGGGGCTGGTGGAGCGCGTGGTGGACGAGCTGGTCTCCACGGACGTACCGGACGAGGTGTACGAGGCCGCCGCGGCCGTACGCCTGGACGCGCTGCGGCCTCGCGGTGAGGGGTGGACCGACCCGTTCTCCGTGCCGAGCGGATGGCGGCTGGGCGGCGAGCCCAGGCCCGTCGGCTTCCACCTGCGGATCACCGAGCCCGTGGAGTACACCCCGCGCGGCACCCACTCCGTCACGGACGACCACGTGGCCGTCACCCTCGACGGCGTCCGCCACACCTTCCACCGCGCCGCCCTGCCGGACGGCACCTGGCTGGGCCGCGACGGCGACGCCTGGCACGTGCGCGACCACGACCCGGTGGCCGCCTCGCTCACCGGGGCCGCCCATGCGGGCGCCGACTCGCTCACCGCGCCCATGCCGGGGACGGTGACGGTGGTGAAGGTCGCCGTCGGGGACGAAGTGGCCGCCGGGCAGAGCCTGCTGGTCGTCGAGGCGATGAAGATGGAGCACGTCATCTCCGCCCCGCACGCCGGCACGGTCGCCGAACTGGACGTCATGCCGGGCACGACGGTCGCCATGGACCAGGTCCTGGCCGTCGTCACCCCGGTGGAGGAGGACTGA
- a CDS encoding hydroxymethylglutaryl-CoA lyase: protein MTLPMTVPAQGLPARVRIHEVGARDGLQNESATVPTEIKAEFVRRLADAGLTTIEATSFVHPKWVPQLADAERLFPLVGGLEGVHLPVLVPNDRGLDRALALGARRVAVFASATESFAKANLNRTVDEALAMFEPVVTRAKAEDVHVRGYLSMCFGDPWEGAVPVPQVVRVCRALVDMGCDELSLGDTIGVATPGHVTALLTALREARIPAAAVGVHFHDTYGQALANTYAALHHGVTTVDASAGGLGGCPYAKSATGNLATEDLVWMLQGLGIDTGVDLDRLVATSTWMAEQLGRPSPSRTVRALSHKEQ, encoded by the coding sequence ATGACGCTGCCCATGACGGTGCCGGCCCAGGGCCTGCCCGCCCGTGTACGGATCCACGAGGTCGGCGCGCGCGACGGCCTGCAGAACGAGTCGGCGACCGTGCCGACCGAGATCAAGGCGGAGTTCGTCCGCCGCCTGGCCGACGCGGGGCTGACGACGATCGAGGCCACCAGCTTCGTCCACCCCAAGTGGGTGCCCCAACTCGCGGACGCCGAGCGGCTGTTCCCGCTGGTCGGCGGCCTGGAGGGCGTACACCTGCCCGTCCTGGTCCCCAACGACCGGGGCCTGGACCGCGCCCTGGCGCTCGGCGCCCGACGGGTCGCCGTCTTCGCCAGCGCGACCGAGTCCTTCGCGAAGGCCAACCTGAACCGGACGGTGGACGAGGCGCTGGCCATGTTCGAGCCGGTGGTGACGAGGGCGAAGGCGGAGGACGTGCACGTCCGCGGCTATCTCTCGATGTGCTTCGGCGACCCGTGGGAAGGCGCTGTCCCGGTCCCCCAGGTCGTCCGGGTCTGCAGGGCGCTGGTCGACATGGGCTGCGACGAGCTGAGTCTCGGCGACACGATCGGGGTGGCCACCCCGGGACACGTGACGGCTCTCCTGACGGCACTGCGGGAAGCCCGCATCCCGGCGGCAGCCGTGGGCGTCCACTTCCACGACACCTACGGCCAGGCACTGGCCAACACCTATGCCGCCCTCCACCACGGCGTCACCACGGTCGACGCCTCCGCGGGCGGCCTCGGCGGCTGCCCGTACGCCAAGTCCGCCACCGGCAATCTCGCTACCGAAGACCTCGTGTGGATGCTTCAGGGCCTCGGCATCGACACCGGGGTCGACCTGGACCGTCTCGTCGCCACGAGCACGTGGATGGCCGAACAACTGGGCCGACCCAGCCCGTCCCGCACCGTCCGAGCCCTCTCCCACAAGGAGCAGTGA
- a CDS encoding acyl-CoA dehydrogenase family protein, translating to MDHRLSPELEELRRTVEEFAHDVVAPKIGDFYERHEFPYEIVREMGRMGLFGLPFPEEYGGMGGDYLALGIALEELARVDSSVAITLEAGVSLGAMPIHLFGTEEQKREWLPRLCSGETLGAFGLTEPDGGSDAGATRTTARLDPETGEWVINGTKCFITNSGTDITGLVTVTAVTGRKPDGKPLISSIIVPSGTPGFTVAAPYSKVGWNASDTRELSFADVRVPAANLLGEEGRGYAQFLRILDEGRIAIAALATGLAQGCVDESVKYAKERHAFGRPIGANQAIQFKIADMEMKAHTSRLAWRDAASRLVAGEPFKKEAALAKLYSSTVAVDNARDATQVHGGYGFMNEYPVARMWRDSKILEIGEGTSEVQRMLIARELGLVG from the coding sequence ATGGACCACCGTCTCTCCCCCGAACTGGAGGAACTCCGCCGCACGGTGGAGGAGTTCGCCCACGACGTCGTGGCGCCGAAGATCGGCGACTTCTACGAGCGTCATGAGTTCCCGTACGAGATCGTGCGGGAGATGGGCCGCATGGGGTTGTTCGGCCTGCCGTTCCCGGAGGAGTACGGCGGTATGGGCGGCGACTACCTGGCACTGGGCATCGCGCTGGAGGAACTGGCCCGCGTGGACTCCTCGGTCGCCATCACGCTCGAAGCGGGCGTCTCGCTCGGCGCCATGCCGATCCATCTCTTCGGCACGGAGGAGCAGAAGCGGGAGTGGCTCCCGCGGCTGTGCTCCGGCGAGACCCTCGGCGCCTTCGGGCTGACCGAGCCCGACGGCGGCTCGGACGCGGGCGCGACCCGGACGACGGCCCGGCTCGACCCGGAGACCGGCGAATGGGTGATCAACGGCACCAAGTGCTTCATCACCAACTCCGGCACGGACATCACCGGGCTGGTCACGGTGACGGCGGTGACCGGCCGCAAGCCGGACGGCAAGCCGCTCATCTCGTCGATCATCGTCCCGTCCGGCACCCCCGGCTTCACGGTCGCGGCCCCGTACTCCAAGGTCGGCTGGAACGCCTCCGACACCCGTGAGCTGTCCTTCGCGGACGTCCGGGTCCCGGCGGCCAATCTCCTGGGCGAGGAGGGCCGTGGCTACGCCCAGTTCCTGCGCATCCTGGACGAGGGCCGCATCGCCATCGCGGCGCTGGCCACCGGCCTGGCGCAGGGCTGCGTCGACGAGTCGGTGAAGTACGCCAAGGAACGCCACGCCTTCGGCCGCCCCATCGGCGCCAACCAGGCCATCCAGTTCAAGATCGCCGACATGGAGATGAAGGCCCACACGTCCCGCCTCGCCTGGCGCGACGCGGCGAGCCGCCTCGTCGCCGGGGAACCCTTCAAGAAGGAGGCGGCCCTGGCGAAGCTGTACTCGTCCACGGTCGCCGTGGACAACGCCCGGGACGCCACCCAGGTCCATGGCGGCTACGGCTTCATGAACGAGTACCCGGTGGCCCGGATGTGGCGGGACTCCAAGATCCTGGAGATCGGGGAGGGCACGAGCGAGGTGCAGCGGATGCTGATCGCGAGGGAGTTGGGGCTGGTGGGCTGA
- a CDS encoding ABC transporter substrate-binding protein: MPNARATHLTRRGILAAGGALGLGAVLAACGDDDAKSEGSSEATTAAKSGPWTFKDDRGTTVKLDKVPTSIVAFTGVAAALYDYGIPVKGVFGPTTTPDGKPDVQAGDLDVSKVTVLGNAWGKLNVEKYAALAPEVLITTTFDDAGTLWSVPEESKDKIAQLAPSVAISVYNRQITQPLQRMWQLAESLGADMKADKVVQAKKDFEAAAARLRAAAKAKPDIRVLAGSAADTIFYVSGTNFSIDLEYFKALGVNFVEPSEKAKAKSGGWFEDLSWENVDKYPADIIMMDDRSSTIQPADITEATWKKLPAVKAGQVISRSPEPILSYDKCTPLLTSLAEAIEKAKKVA, translated from the coding sequence ATGCCCAACGCCAGAGCCACCCACCTCACCCGCCGCGGCATCCTCGCCGCCGGTGGCGCCCTCGGTCTCGGGGCCGTGCTCGCGGCCTGCGGAGACGACGACGCGAAAAGCGAGGGCTCCAGCGAGGCCACGACCGCTGCCAAGTCCGGTCCCTGGACGTTCAAGGACGACCGCGGCACGACGGTGAAGCTCGACAAGGTGCCGACGAGCATCGTCGCTTTCACCGGTGTCGCCGCCGCCCTCTACGACTACGGCATTCCGGTCAAGGGCGTCTTCGGCCCGACCACGACCCCCGACGGCAAGCCCGACGTCCAGGCCGGCGACCTGGACGTCAGCAAGGTCACCGTCCTCGGTAACGCCTGGGGCAAGCTCAACGTCGAGAAGTACGCGGCGCTCGCTCCCGAGGTGCTCATCACCACGACGTTCGATGACGCGGGCACCCTCTGGTCCGTGCCGGAGGAGTCCAAGGACAAGATCGCCCAACTCGCCCCGAGCGTCGCCATCTCCGTCTACAACCGCCAGATCACGCAGCCGCTGCAGCGCATGTGGCAGCTGGCCGAGTCGCTCGGCGCGGACATGAAGGCCGACAAGGTCGTTCAGGCCAAGAAGGACTTCGAGGCCGCCGCCGCCCGGCTGCGTGCCGCCGCGAAGGCCAAGCCCGACATCAGGGTGCTGGCCGGTTCCGCCGCGGACACCATCTTCTACGTGTCCGGCACCAACTTCTCCATCGACCTTGAGTACTTCAAGGCCCTCGGCGTGAACTTCGTCGAGCCGTCGGAGAAGGCCAAGGCGAAGTCCGGCGGCTGGTTCGAGGACCTGAGCTGGGAGAACGTCGACAAGTACCCGGCCGACATCATCATGATGGACGACCGCTCCTCGACGATCCAGCCGGCCGACATCACCGAGGCGACCTGGAAGAAGCTGCCCGCCGTCAAGGCCGGCCAGGTCATCTCCCGCTCCCCCGAGCCGATCCTGTCCTACGACAAGTGCACCCCGCTTCTCACGAGCCTCGCCGAGGCCATCGAGAAGGCCAAGAAGGTCGCGTAG
- a CDS encoding siderophore-interacting protein: MTTAVAAPFRFFSLQVVRTRRLGPSMVRVTFGGDDLQYFLSDGRDQSLSLFLPHPGQSEPQVPLELGDGWWQGWRELPDDVRAVMRSYTLRALRRSPDEIDIDFVLHTPAGPASAWAAQAGPGDPVFLLGPAIADNRAIRFRPADDTDLVVIWGDETAVPAVSAILEALPAGTRARVWLEVHDAGDIQDLVTEADAEITWLVQEEALDAVRAAQLPPAEHPYVWIAGESGRVKALRRHFVAERGVDRRRVTFVGYWRQGMSEEQLREQA, encoded by the coding sequence ATGACTACCGCCGTAGCCGCCCCGTTCCGTTTCTTCTCCCTCCAGGTCGTACGGACGAGGCGGCTCGGGCCGTCCATGGTCCGGGTCACCTTCGGCGGGGACGATCTGCAGTACTTCCTCTCCGACGGGCGCGACCAGTCCCTGTCGCTGTTCCTGCCGCATCCGGGGCAGAGCGAGCCGCAGGTTCCCCTCGAACTCGGTGACGGCTGGTGGCAGGGATGGCGGGAACTCCCCGACGATGTGCGGGCCGTGATGCGGTCGTACACGCTGCGGGCGCTCCGCCGCAGCCCCGACGAGATCGACATCGACTTCGTTCTGCACACCCCGGCGGGCCCCGCCTCCGCGTGGGCCGCTCAAGCAGGCCCCGGCGACCCGGTGTTCCTGCTCGGGCCGGCCATCGCCGACAACCGGGCGATCCGGTTCCGGCCGGCCGACGACACCGACCTCGTGGTGATCTGGGGCGACGAGACCGCCGTGCCCGCCGTCTCCGCCATCCTCGAAGCCCTGCCGGCCGGCACCCGTGCCCGGGTGTGGCTGGAGGTGCACGACGCCGGGGACATCCAGGACCTGGTGACCGAGGCCGACGCCGAGATCACGTGGCTGGTCCAGGAGGAAGCCCTGGACGCCGTCCGAGCCGCTCAACTCCCGCCCGCCGAGCACCCCTACGTCTGGATCGCGGGCGAGTCCGGCCGCGTCAAGGCGCTGCGCCGGCACTTCGTCGCGGAGCGCGGGGTGGACCGGCGTCGAGTCACCTTCGTGGGGTACTGGAGGCAGGGGATGAGCGAGGAGCAGCTGCGCGAGCAGGCGTAA
- the desA gene encoding lysine decarboxylase DesA, with protein sequence MRSHLLNDTTAEQYRRSVTEGIERVAAKLAATDRPFTGVTVDALAPAIDAIDLDKPLLDTAAVLDELEDVYLRDAIYFHHPRYLAHLNCPVVIPAVLGEAILSAVNSSLDTWDQSAGGTLIERKLIDWTTARIGLGENADGVFTSGGTQSNLQALLLAREEAKSDSLAKLRIFASEVSHFSVKKSAKLLGLGQDAVVSIPVDHDKRLQTVALAHELERCKKDGLVPMAVVATAGTTDFGSIDPLPEIAELCEQFGTWMHVDAAYGCGLLASVKYRGRIDGIERADSVTVDYHKSFFQPVSSSAVLVRDASTLRHATYHAEYLNPERMVTERIPNQVDKSLQTTRRFDALKLWMTLRVMGADGIGQLFDEVCDLAVEGWQLLAADPRYDVVVEPTLSTLVFRYIPAAVTDPAEIDRANLYARKALFASGDAVVAGTKVGGRHYLKFTLLNPETTTEDIAAVLDLIAGHAEQYLGESLDRAS encoded by the coding sequence ATGCGCTCGCACCTGCTCAATGACACGACCGCGGAGCAGTACCGCCGCTCCGTGACCGAAGGTATCGAGCGGGTGGCCGCCAAACTCGCCGCCACCGACCGTCCGTTCACCGGCGTCACGGTCGACGCCCTCGCCCCCGCCATCGACGCGATCGACCTCGACAAGCCGCTGCTCGACACCGCCGCGGTCCTGGACGAGCTGGAGGACGTCTACCTCCGGGACGCGATCTACTTCCACCACCCGCGCTACCTCGCCCACCTCAACTGCCCGGTCGTCATCCCGGCCGTGCTCGGCGAGGCGATCCTCTCCGCGGTCAACTCCTCCCTGGACACCTGGGACCAGTCGGCCGGCGGCACCCTGATCGAGCGCAAGCTCATCGACTGGACGACGGCCCGAATAGGCCTCGGCGAGAACGCCGACGGTGTCTTCACCTCGGGCGGCACGCAGTCCAACCTCCAGGCGCTGCTGCTGGCGCGCGAGGAGGCCAAGTCCGACAGCCTCGCCAAACTGCGCATCTTCGCCTCCGAGGTCAGCCACTTCAGCGTGAAGAAGTCCGCGAAGCTCCTCGGGCTCGGCCAGGACGCCGTCGTCTCCATCCCCGTCGACCACGACAAGCGCCTGCAGACCGTCGCGCTCGCCCATGAGCTGGAGCGCTGCAAGAAGGACGGCCTGGTCCCCATGGCCGTCGTCGCGACGGCCGGCACCACCGACTTCGGCTCCATCGACCCGCTGCCCGAGATCGCCGAGCTGTGCGAGCAGTTCGGCACCTGGATGCACGTCGACGCCGCCTACGGCTGCGGTCTGCTCGCCTCCGTGAAGTACCGGGGCCGTATCGACGGCATCGAGCGCGCCGACTCGGTCACCGTCGACTACCACAAGTCCTTCTTCCAGCCGGTGAGTTCCTCCGCCGTGCTGGTCCGCGACGCCTCGACCCTGCGCCACGCGACCTACCACGCCGAGTACCTCAACCCCGAGCGCATGGTCACCGAGCGCATCCCCAACCAGGTCGACAAGTCCCTCCAGACGACCCGCCGGTTCGACGCCCTCAAGCTGTGGATGACCCTGCGCGTGATGGGAGCCGACGGCATCGGGCAGCTCTTCGACGAGGTCTGCGACCTCGCGGTGGAGGGCTGGCAGCTGCTGGCCGCCGACCCGCGCTACGACGTCGTCGTCGAGCCGACCCTGTCCACCCTGGTCTTCCGCTACATCCCGGCGGCCGTCACCGACCCCGCCGAGATCGACCGCGCCAACCTGTACGCCCGCAAGGCCCTGTTCGCCTCCGGCGACGCGGTGGTCGCGGGCACCAAGGTGGGCGGCCGTCACTACCTGAAGTTCACCCTGCTCAACCCCGAGACGACGACCGAAGACATCGCCGCCGTCCTCGACCTGATCGCCGGCCACGCCGAGCAGTACCTGGGAGAGTCCCTTGACCGCGCGTCCTGA